In a single window of the Erinaceus europaeus chromosome 21, mEriEur2.1, whole genome shotgun sequence genome:
- the CCR4 gene encoding C-C chemokine receptor type 4: MSPTDVIDITPDESIYSGYYAYDNLPNPCTKEGIKAFGKVFLPPLYSLVFLFGLLGNSIVVLVLFKYKRLKSMTDVYLLNLAISDLLFVLSLPFWGYYAADQWVFGLGLCKLISWIYLVGFYSGIFFIMLMSIDRYLAIVHAVFSLRARTLTYGVITSIATWSVAVLASLPGLLFSTCYTERNRTYCKTQSSDNSTRWKTLSSLEINILGLVIPLAIMLFCYSKIIRTLQHCKNEKKNKAVKMIFAVVVLFLGFWTPYNIVLFLESLVDLEVLQDCTFEKHLDYAIQATETLAFVHCCLNPVIYFFLGEKFRKYIVQLFKTCRGPFAFCRFLQIHSVDTPSSSYTQSTVDHDLHNAL; the protein is encoded by the coding sequence ATGAGCCCCACGGATGTCATAGACATCACCCCGGATGAAAGCATCTACAGCGGCTACTATGCCTATGACAATCTCCCAAACCCTTGCACCAAAGAAGGCATCAAGGCCTTTGGGAAGGTCTTCCTGCCTCCCCTCTACTCCTTGGTCTTTCTGTTTGGCCTTCTGGGAAATTCCATAGTGGTGCTGGTCCTGTTCAAGTACAAGCGGCTCAAGTCCATGACCGATGTGTACCTGCTCAATTTGGCCATTTCTGACCTGCTCTTTGTGCTCTCGCTCCCTTTCTGGGGCTACTATGCTGCAGACCAGTGGGTTTTTGGACTAGGTCTCTGCAAGCTCATTTCCTGGATATACCTTGTGGGCTTTTACAGTGGCATATTCTTCATCATGctcatgagcattgacaggtaccTGGCGATTGTGCATGCCGTGTTTTCCCTGAGAGCCAGGACTCTGACCTACGGGGTCATCACCAGCATTGCCACGTGGTCAGTGGCTGTCCTGGCCTCCCTGCCTGGCCTTTTGTTTAGCACTTGTTACACAGAGCGAAACCGCACCTATTGCAAAACCCAGTCCTCTGACAACTCCACGAGGTGGAAGACTCTCAGCTCCTTGGAGATCAACATTCTGGGATTGGTGATCCCCTTGGCCATCATGCTGTTCTGTTACTCCAAGATCATCAGGACCCTCCAGCATtgtaagaatgagaagaagaacaAGGCAGTGAAGATGATCTTTGCTGTCGTGGTTCTCTTCCTCGGCTTCTGGACACCCTACAACATAGTGCTcttcctggagagcctggtggaCCTTGAGGTGCTTCAGGACTGCACATTTGAAAAGCACCTGGACTATGCCATTCAGGCCACCGAGACTCTGGCTTTTGTTCACTGCTGCCTCAATCCAGTCATCTACTTTTTCCTGGGGGAGAAATTTCGCAAGTACATCGTCCAGCTCTTCAAAACCTGCAGAGGCCCTTTTGCATTCTGTAGGTTTCTCCAGATACATTCAGTGGACACCCCCAGCTCGTCCTACACGCAGTCCACCGTGGATCATGATCTTCATAATGCCCTGTAG